A region of the Mangifera indica cultivar Alphonso chromosome 10, CATAS_Mindica_2.1, whole genome shotgun sequence genome:
TTGAAACTTGTACAGGACAAAACTGGGAACAAGGGGGACAAGGAAAAGCCATTTTCTGCAAAACCGCTTACCTGTTTTGAGTGGTACACGAATCGTTATCGTACGCCAGTCGCCAGCAAGTGTGTTAAATTTGAGTTGTTGGCAGATTTAACGTACGCCTAGAACAGTATGAAACTGTGAAACAAGCGGAAAAAACCGGAGAACCCTCAAAGAGTAATCGTACTTGCAGCTGATTCTTTGTGTAAAGAGGTACAGGTACTTTAATTTCTTCCCCTCCTGACCAGCAGATTATTTAActcttttttgttaatttctaCCTCGTATTATATAAACACGTTGTTCTCTATGTTTCATGGGTGTGGGGTTAAAAGATTGTAAATGGGTAGATGAAGCTGGGTTGGCACTGAAAGGTTAGATCTTTGAAGCTTTTTGGGGTTTATGTGAAGTAGGGGGTTTGTGGGATCTGATTTTTGGAATTTTGGGACTAATGGGTAGGGATTTTCATGCAAAATAAGAGGAACCCATATCTTTAGTGTCTGGTTCATGCAACATGGCTAGATGGGTTCGGCTGATTTTTGGGTGAGAAAAAGGGGAAAGGGATAAGGTTTTGGATTATATACTCTTGGATTTGCGTTTCTTATATTAGAGACCTCTCAATCTACAGCAGGAAACAAACAAAGATCAAATCAAAGGGGAAAAAGAATCCGTGAGTTTTATCCGACTTCTCAGTGTTTGGTGCTTTTCATCATCCCACTGTTCAAGAAAGCGGCGAGGAAGATAAAGCTTACCAATAATAAAGGCTAGCAAACGAAGACTAATCTTGTTATCTTCTTATATTGATTCTCAAGGAACCAATTATGAATCGCTGGTGGGCTGGAAATATGGCAATGAGAGGTGTTGATCCAACAACTCCACCTCCGAGTCTTCACTTGAGGAATCCAGAAGAGGAACATAGCAGTCTTAGTCGTCTCGGTGCAAGAAGAGAGCAAGACTTCATAGACAATAACGCAAATAGCGCAACAAACACCAATAACATTAACGCAAATAACGCCAGCACCAATAGCCCTAACGCCGCCACCCAGAACCAACAACAACACCAGGATGACCAAGAAGACAGCCGCGACAACAACGAATCTGAAGATCAAAACTTGGGCCTCGAAACCACCGAACCGGGTTACGGTTCATCCTCTCGTCGACCCAGAGGAAGACCACCTGGTTCGAGGAATAAGCCAAAACCACCCATTGTCATTACCAAAGAAAGCCCTAACTCTCTCCGTAGCCACGTACTTGAAATCACAAGCGGCACTGACATCGTTGAGAGCATCGCGAATTTCGCTCAGCGCCGCCACCGTGGCGTCTCCGTCTTAAGTGGAAGCGGCATCGTGACCAATGTTACACTCAGACAACCAGCAGCACCAGGTGGGATTATCACGCTCCATGGAAGGTTCGAGATTTTATCATTATCCGGTGCGTTTTTGCCGGCTCCATCGCCACCTGGAGCCACGGGTTTAACCGTGTATTTAGCTGGTGGACAAGGTCAGGTGGTGGGGGGAACTGTAATGGGGGCTTTAATGGCGTCAGGGCCAGTGATTGTGATAGCAGCTACATTTACTAATGCTACATATGAGAGGTTACCTATTGAAGATGAAGGAGAACctagtggtggtggtgggtcAATTGGACAGTCTCAGGGCTTGCAACAGCaaggaaatgaaaataataatggtggtggtggtCAGTCTCAGAGTTTGGGCGGTGAGCAAGGTGGTTCAACAACAATTCCTATGCCTATATATAATCTGCCTCCTAATTTGCTTCCTAATGGACAAATGCCTCATGATGTATTTTGGGCTCCACCGCCTCGTCCGCCTCCGTTCAACTAATCAGAGAGAAGTAGAGATGTTGATggggaagagaaagagaaggttTTTCTAACTGGTTTTGTGCAAAATGTACTAATAATTTAATGTATAAGCATAGCAAGGAAGATTAGCTAGGTTTCTTTATCTTTGTGAACCTTGATCAAGTGATCACTATAGTGAATTACGTTTTGCCATGTTTTGGATACTCTTTGATTGTCTTTGTTTCTTCTCTCTAATAAACTTTTCTTTGTGGAAGATTTTAGCCTTTTATGATGTAGGAATAGCAGCTACAAGAAAAATGGAATTGATGCTACTGAAGCTTATGACTCTGCTCGTTTATGGTAAGCTCACCGAATTAATTTTATGGAAGAACGTAGCCTTTTATGATGCTTCCGTAATTTGTGACTTAATAGTATTAATGTTATGAttgaaatttaacttttttggGAATtgatagatgaaaattttctatattagCACAGATAGATAGGGATGGGGAGCGGGAGAAAAATAGGGAGTCGGTGGGATTGATTTATCCAAATTTCCTCCACAATGGTCGTTTCAGTAAATCCAAGTTGAATGGTAAAGTGAATACACTTGCATATTGTGCTACACAAGGATATTCCCAACTTGGTTTATCCCCCACCTAGTTGAATTAGTTGGATACTTTATGTATGTTGGGGCTCGAGCAATGATATTACgtgatgaaatatttttttatctttaattcaaaattatatatcatctttATACCTAAATATATCCTCAAAagtatgtgtatataattttattggttagaACTCTATGACTTGTGGCTAAATTTGATGTGAAGCAATGGTCCTATCCtaatgtgtttaattttttttggccaTTTAGATATAAAGCTATATTGACAATGTCAAGCATCTTCTGCTTCGTTTTTTGTAAGACATTaatgaatgattttattgaTCTATGCAGCTTTTGCTTCGTGGTTTTCAAGTGCCTTGCTAGTTTGGGTCTCATTTTAGTGATACATTTTAAAGTTGTTCCTCTTGGGACAAAAACATGCCTAAACAACTCAAATTTGCTATGATATTAGTCAAAATTTTGTATCTTTCCCTCGGCCAAGTTATTTTTGTCAAGCGACAAGAAAATCAACCACACATGGACAGACAATATTTGAGAATTACTTATGTATACATTCAGCCTTTCCTGCCTATTGTTTATATGATTTCTGATTGTTTTTAATACTCCCTCTCTCTTTTATGAACCTAATTGTCAAATGAGTTAAGCATGAATGTTACAAGTaggattagaaaaaaaaaccaacttGTTGCAATGTGATTTTATCTAttcctataatttcaattttttcggTTGTCATCTGTGTCAACTTAATCATAGATATGGACTTATTCTCTATAAATAATGCCTGAACTGGCTGCTTCTACTTTATTTTGAAGCAGAAAGATTGTTTTCTTGGTAAATAAACACTTCTCTGGCATATATCATTTCTCATCTGAGATAGTGaggcaaatatatatatattttttaatatcattttatgattgGTTTTAGCTGAATACTGTGTTTACTAGGGACTAAGAGCTGTTAATTAGCATAGGGGACTGTAATTTTCATAACAGCTATTAAGTTGTGTTTACTTTTACTCAAGTTTTTCTGATATGATATTCTGAACATAATTTGTTtggaaatttttcttcaaatggtCAAGTAAGGCTGCCTACGTTATAGAACTTCCGTGTCAAGTGGGTAGTAATAGTTGGGAAGTTTTCAATTGTCGTTGTGAAgtatttttgcttcttttacTCCCACTTGATCAAAGTTGGTTGATGTAAAGACATTTTGTGCAGATTGAAGTTGATTtttaggaaaaacaaaaaatagaatTGGTCTGGAGTAGTGATCATCTTTTAACCCTTTGTGCCTGCAAGACTATTGAATATTGGCCAGATGAATCAAATTAGAAGTCTAGTTCTTGTAGATTCACTAGCTAATTTGTATTTTTCTGGGGATCTTGAAAGTTGTGAGGTGAATATGAAGTTTGGTAAAGCCTCACAAATTAGAAATACTATTGACACAATAGAAGGGTACCCTTTGAGAATTCTGCTGTATTACTCAACAATATCCTGATAAAATTATGGTGAGGCTCGACATTTATATAGTTTTGCAAATGAAACAAAGCAATAAGAATGCAACTCAACCAAGCTttgtcaaaaaatggaaaaagctGCAACCACTACATTGACTAATGTAACCATCTGGTGGGTGGGCACTGGGCAGCCATTGTTTTGCCCTTTTTCCCAAGAAAGCTAATGGTAGTCTTGCTAAATCCTTGTGAGATGACGCTGAAATTTGACATTAAAGGGataatagaacaaaaattttgatgttattatACCTTAGAAGTTAAGGAAATTGTTAATGTTGGTTGGGTTTATGACTTTTGAGGCAGTACTTGAAAAGTCATTGATATCCGAAGAAAAGTAGAAGAATAAACAATGGTCCAACTCCAACTTGTTAAGTGTGTTATCGACATCCAAATGTTCATCCAACCATTTCAAACCCACGCTTGTAATTTCTTTTCCAAATGATTGTTGTATACGGAATTTAGTATTTGCTTTGACATGACATAAGATATGTACCAAAATAGGAAAGTGTCTTGTTTTATAGCAATGATATACATTAagatgattaattaaataactgtTATGCATCAAATTAAGCATTCTGAAATCAATTCTTGAAGCACAGCTAGACACAAATGAACAACGGGCAACTACTATTTGATTGGCCAATCTAAAACTTATAATAGGTGTATAACGAGGATCAATGACCAAACGATATcaaatctataatttataaaaaaaatagtttttttaaagtCATTTTAACCGGCAGGAGAGGAGAGGGAGAACTAAAGATGGGGAGAACTAAAAACAATATTGTGAACATATATTAGgtcaaatcatataaaaacttTGATGTCAAGTTATGTTGGTTTTACAAGGAAATTTCTCCACACAGCTTTGCCTGAAGAacctaaaaatgacaatttggaGAATGAGAAGCCAGCCtctggtgaaaaaaaaaaaaaaaaaaggaagaagcaaAGAGCATAAGATGGACCTACGAGCACATCGCCTCCTATTGTATTTCTTTCTTGATTGATTTGGACTTAATAATTACTTTCTGGGTGGAGCACTTTTCTCTGTTGTGATTCTAATGGACTACTGTTGCTTCTCCCTTGGGTTTGAATTCTAGTGTGTTAATCCTCACCTTTTTCTCAAGATGTATTTAGATGCCTCTTGAGATAcaagatataattttttggaATCATTCATGTATTGTAGGAGTAGCACTAGTTCTTATGATTATTGGAGAACTATAACTAGAATACTTATCAACTAATTCGctattgttaatataaattatttttcaaatattatgtGCGAACaatcttttttgtttataatcaaAGTTAAAACTAATTGGATAAATTTTGAGTAGGAGCTTGTCCTCACATATTTTAGTTTCCGCTCTTAAACCTTCATAGTTGGCTAGTTTTAGTTTCGATTCCCAACTTTTCAACAAAGTAATCAAATTCACTCACCCTAGCAAATAGTTCATCTAATAATCCTTAACACTTATTTTATTCTAAGAAAGAGAAGTAATCCAATGAGTTTTGGAGTGAAGAATATTATATAGTGCCGATTTAGTATAgcttatttcatttaaattatcagattaaataattaattatgatatgtttAGAATCGTGTATATAAAGAATATAATTGTGGATTACAAGCAcacttttagattatttaaaccGTAATCCAAAAATTAGTAagattaactttttttaaattaccgGATTACtgaatttaatgaatttttctatatttctaaTCTGAAAAGTTATAGTATTAAGCATACtaaatattttaacacaaataagCGTTTTAGATTATTTGTCGAACAATCATATTCGGATTttgattattcataatttaataatcatatattatattaaacatataaaaaataattactatataatcaatatttctataattataaatctaaaatcataattcaataatGATAGAATGTGCTTATGGGACACATGAATTAAGAGAATAAATTTTTCTAAGTTCATATACAAAGTTATGTATAGatgataatgaaatatatagCATTTTAATTgactttatttatattaatttttttcattcatgatGTGACACATAATTTTGCACACAAACTTTACAAGAGTAAATATTGTTCTTGTAAGAGtaataaattacatttattCCACCCATGGTGGTCTTTTCAATTGTTAtatggtataaataatattttttatttaaaatcaaattttatttaaaaaaaattaacaatgtagggttaaagtaataattttattattaattaattttgaaaaaaatttaagaataagtTATTTACGaatcaaatctaaatttttaaaaaatgataatttaacgcttaaaaattttaaaaactcataaatcaaTCAGTGAAATCTTTTGGAAACATTAGCTACGACGCCACTCCTTTAAAAGTTATCATATTCACCCTCATATTATGAAAAGACTATTGTAGCCCCAATAGGTTATAACATAACatttataattctaatttattgaattttttaaattctttaggGTGTTATTGTCATTTTCAAAAGTATCaacaaacatattaaaattttcaataaaagccccaaattttttttgaatttcagcactaatattttcaaaaatttcaatttgctcTTCAAACATataactatatatcattgacatatttatttgtagGAAGAGAAGGAGAAGGGGGTGAAGGTgagagaaaagataaataagtgagtttttatgtaatttagatatttaaatgatttatttattttttttgtaaatttagggttatatgataatttaaaaaaataaatgataattttactttcgaataatgttttttcattaataaagtttgattttagatgaaaaaatgtTACTTATATCAATGagggataaaaaaatattctaaagcaaaatcttaagtgaaaaaatataatttactttttttttttaacaataaatttcatCAAAGTCAAACCACCACCCCTTCAAAGTGGAATCAATGTCGTATTGAATTGGAACTCTGAGTGTAATGATCGACCTTATAATCagtaaattaaaagtttaatattaaaatatc
Encoded here:
- the LOC123227559 gene encoding AT-hook motif nuclear-localized protein 15-like, whose product is MNRWWAGNMAMRGVDPTTPPPSLHLRNPEEEHSSLSRLGARREQDFIDNNANSATNTNNINANNASTNSPNAATQNQQQHQDDQEDSRDNNESEDQNLGLETTEPGYGSSSRRPRGRPPGSRNKPKPPIVITKESPNSLRSHVLEITSGTDIVESIANFAQRRHRGVSVLSGSGIVTNVTLRQPAAPGGIITLHGRFEILSLSGAFLPAPSPPGATGLTVYLAGGQGQVVGGTVMGALMASGPVIVIAATFTNATYERLPIEDEGEPSGGGGSIGQSQGLQQQGNENNNGGGGQSQSLGGEQGGSTTIPMPIYNLPPNLLPNGQMPHDVFWAPPPRPPPFN